From Sediminibacterium sp. TEGAF015, a single genomic window includes:
- a CDS encoding M1 family metallopeptidase encodes MSKHLRIAILILLIPIFSWADHYPINKQADVLHYSFGLTLSDSTNEIVGITHIKVRFNKAGMSQFRLDLANQTEKRQRKGMKVDAISFGGIPLQYSHNNDALLIHLNNPTKEAEEIVFRIQYHGIPADGLRIGATKFGDRSFFNENWPNRTRHWLPTIDHPYDKATSEFIVTAPAKYKVVSNGLLLEESDLGNNQKLTHWKQSIPVSSWLFVLGVAEFAVQYVDQFEGKSIQTWVYAKNRDAGFYDFAAPTKQVLEFYSKYVGPFAYEKLANIQTPSVNGGMETSSAIFYGEDLVNGKRDERTRNVVIHEIAHQWFGNAVTESTWDDAWLSEGFATYFTLLFIEHAYGKEAFHKGLQKARKTVLDMSPKWPQYSIVADRTAEQEAVTNNLTYQKGAWILHMLRLLIGDVAFKKGIQSYYQKYYNANTTTDQFRVEMEKASRKKLEQFFKQWLYQPSLPKLKAEWAYDAKLKQLKIKVKQLQEGGAYFNMPLELGYYEKGNSKPTVVTVQIDQAEKNFTFQLKQAPDKIIVDPNNKLIAQIL; translated from the coding sequence ATGAGTAAACATCTTCGCATTGCAATACTAATTTTATTGATTCCTATATTTTCATGGGCAGACCATTATCCCATTAATAAACAGGCGGATGTTTTGCATTATTCATTTGGCTTAACCTTATCTGATAGCACTAATGAAATTGTAGGTATTACCCATATTAAAGTAAGGTTCAATAAAGCTGGTATGAGCCAGTTTCGTTTAGACCTTGCTAACCAAACCGAAAAGCGACAGCGTAAAGGAATGAAAGTAGATGCGATTAGCTTCGGGGGTATTCCATTGCAATATTCACATAACAATGATGCACTATTGATTCATTTGAATAATCCAACAAAAGAAGCAGAGGAAATCGTTTTCAGAATTCAATACCATGGCATACCCGCTGATGGCCTTAGGATTGGTGCTACAAAATTTGGAGACCGAAGTTTTTTCAATGAAAACTGGCCCAATAGAACCAGGCATTGGTTACCCACTATTGATCATCCCTATGATAAAGCTACTTCTGAATTTATTGTTACGGCACCAGCTAAATATAAAGTTGTTTCTAATGGTTTATTACTAGAAGAGTCAGATTTAGGAAATAATCAAAAACTAACACATTGGAAACAATCGATTCCAGTTTCTAGTTGGTTATTTGTTTTGGGAGTAGCGGAGTTTGCGGTTCAATATGTTGATCAGTTTGAAGGCAAGTCTATTCAAACTTGGGTGTATGCCAAAAATCGAGATGCTGGATTTTATGATTTTGCTGCACCTACCAAGCAGGTTCTCGAGTTTTACTCCAAATATGTTGGGCCATTTGCTTATGAGAAGCTGGCCAATATTCAAACACCGAGTGTAAATGGAGGGATGGAAACCTCTTCTGCCATTTTTTATGGGGAAGATTTAGTGAATGGTAAAAGAGATGAAAGAACTCGAAACGTGGTGATTCATGAAATAGCGCATCAATGGTTTGGCAATGCGGTAACAGAGTCTACCTGGGATGATGCATGGTTGAGTGAGGGTTTTGCCACTTACTTTACCCTGCTATTTATTGAACATGCATATGGGAAAGAAGCGTTTCATAAAGGGTTACAAAAAGCAAGAAAAACGGTTTTGGATATGTCGCCCAAGTGGCCACAGTATAGTATAGTTGCAGACAGAACAGCAGAGCAAGAAGCAGTTACCAATAACTTGACATATCAGAAAGGAGCTTGGATATTGCATATGCTTCGATTGCTTATTGGAGACGTTGCATTTAAGAAGGGTATTCAATCTTATTATCAGAAATATTATAATGCTAATACAACTACAGATCAGTTTAGAGTTGAAATGGAAAAGGCATCGAGGAAAAAGCTGGAACAATTTTTTAAGCAATGGTTATACCAGCCCAGCTTGCCGAAATTAAAAGCGGAATGGGCTTATGATGCAAAATTGAAGCAACTAAAAATAAAGGTCAAGCAATTACAAGAGGGTGGTGCTTATTTCAATATGCCCCTTGAATTAGGGTACTATGAAAAGGGAAATAGCAAGCCTACAGTAGTTACAGTTCAGATTGACCAGGCGGAAAAGAATTTTACTTTTCAATTAAAGCAAGCACCTGATAAAATAATTGTAGACCCCAATAATAAACTTATCGCTCAAATTCTATAA
- the bla gene encoding BlaB/IND/MUS family subclass B1 metallo-beta-lactamase: protein MKLFQLHLTFSITIFIFSIAFSSSAFAQSSPKLKIESLAGNFYVYTTYNTYQDSKVRANGVYLVTKKGVVLFDTPWDTTQFQPLLDSIQKRHKQNVIIALATHWHSDKTAGLEYYRKLGIKTYTTALTDSLSKVNNAKRAEFLLKQDTSFSIDTYRFETYYPGEGHTKDNIVIWFPKEKILIGGCLIKGAKDENLGYLGDGNTKDYARTLINVQQRFPAPKFIITTHSDWKDINSLKNSIKLAKQLIEEQELRHVVLFGWKVNANKDSIEMAIKAFGELPQKIKLIKKYEWGVNNSPELLNQGQTHCFLLTFSSEKDRDAYLVHPVHQAFTKLLPNILDKVTVLDYWAKK, encoded by the coding sequence ATGAAACTCTTTCAGCTACATCTTACATTTTCTATAACGATTTTTATATTTAGCATTGCATTCTCAAGTTCTGCATTTGCTCAATCTAGTCCAAAACTCAAGATTGAATCACTTGCAGGTAACTTTTATGTATACACAACTTATAATACCTATCAGGATAGTAAAGTGAGGGCCAATGGTGTTTACTTAGTTACAAAGAAAGGGGTAGTATTATTTGACACCCCTTGGGATACTACCCAGTTTCAACCACTGTTAGATAGTATACAAAAAAGGCATAAACAAAATGTGATCATAGCATTAGCTACTCATTGGCATAGTGATAAAACAGCTGGCTTGGAGTACTATCGTAAATTAGGAATTAAAACATATACCACTGCACTTACGGATAGTTTGAGTAAAGTGAATAATGCCAAACGCGCGGAGTTTTTACTCAAACAGGATACTAGTTTTTCTATAGATACTTACCGTTTTGAAACTTACTACCCTGGTGAAGGGCATACCAAGGACAATATTGTTATTTGGTTTCCAAAAGAAAAAATTCTAATAGGGGGCTGTTTAATCAAAGGGGCTAAAGATGAAAACTTAGGTTATTTGGGCGATGGTAATACCAAGGATTATGCTCGTACTTTAATCAATGTGCAGCAAAGATTTCCTGCTCCTAAATTTATCATCACTACCCATAGTGATTGGAAAGATATCAATTCATTAAAAAATTCTATAAAGTTGGCTAAACAATTAATTGAAGAGCAAGAACTACGACATGTGGTATTGTTCGGTTGGAAAGTCAACGCCAACAAAGACTCTATTGAAATGGCTATTAAGGCTTTTGGAGAATTGCCTCAAAAAATAAAGTTGATCAAGAAATATGAATGGGGAGTAAATAACAGTCCTGAATTATTGAATCAAGGGCAAACCCATTGCTTCTTGTTGACATTTTCTAGTGAAAAAGACCGAGATGCCTATTTGGTTCATCCAGTGCATCAGGCTTTCACGAAATTGTTACCTAATATTTTAGATAAGGTTACTGTGTTAGATTACTGGGCAAAAAAATAG
- a CDS encoding HYR domain-containing protein, whose translation MKSILHTLNAKGSRVFKHALILALICYSTIANAAHFRSGTISWRPISGNTVEFKVSQSYGGWAFGGGYTLGSTQVMDQLYLGNGASVQIPLVITSINAAEGWWYGEATFRYTYASAGNYTAYFGSCCRISNLSNNNDQAWRNETIVNVGTGNSSPVSTIAATVNLPTSLSAATFQIPAFDPDGDQLSYRLATSAEMGGGTNPTGLSINSTTGLVSFNTIGKAVGSLWNVAFTISDGTGKTKVTVDFVIKITQNSTPPVFDYLVTPMNGRVFQGAPGQTISFPIRAYDNDAGNVVTLSAVGLPPGATTSPSLPSTGNPVSSTFSWTPTASQFGTFVVNFTATDNIGVQTTTSVTISISLKPVFVAPSPVNNSETYLETGETYTATIRASDPDPNDVVRITAISGMPAGYGISSVLPTVAANPINLNLSWTPTPIAFGPKSVTFTATDSYGDQTTHTLNYIVNTKPQFTSTPATSVYVGQLYSYTITGLDPDVQYGDVLKLIGANIPSWLTFTNNGNGTGTLSGTPTLANVGTHPVSLKLEDTYHHDYNPNTAQNFNINVSGVAPSIVVPANIISCDPVVNFAATETVGIPASTITYSIAPGSTFPVGTTTVTATATNAVGTSSNTFTVTVNKPIADITASGSTTFCEGSNVTLSAAQNALQLNGAQYVNVANGFAATDDITIEATVTPTSLVGGDFKVIMNHNSWFPGTIHFQFAPDGRLQFALNSASPTDQYATYNFIPNTTYRIAAVYSKSGKFVKFYVNGILINTATYSSTVSVVGNAGYNIGAWNGNSRYFRGTIDDLRIWNVQRTNAEVLSDAAALPIPSGTPNLVRYYKFNEGFGTSTADAAGNGNGTLMNNPTWVSTAPAGQTYLWSNSAITPSISATSDGLYTVTVTDAAGCTTTSSPITVTVNKAPVFTACASNQTVDNEVGLNSAVVTYTATATGSPAATLSYTFSGATNGSGSGTGSGSIFNIGTTTVTITATNSCGSTTCTFTVKVNDITPPTINTVADINAIATSAAGATVTYTAPVGTDNMPGSTTTQTSGLASGAVFPIGTTVNTFVVTDASGLTATSSFTVTVVGVAPSIVVPATIRVDASTTNCSAVVNFAATETTAIPASTITYSHEPGSVFSLGTTIVTATATNAVGTSSATFEVVVTDNTAPVITTPAAQVFCENTSGTYTLQDVSATDNCGIATVSFAITGATTRSGSGYDAGTAFAVGTSNITYTVTDVNGNVSTKTLVVTVNKAPTATISTSNPDAFCNKLTVIGNSTSPITGYAWIYNNNPFAGTQAISLDNTNGDGTYSLLVTDNKGCTSLAAVTYQYSKQNTISNYTILAYKEAELKEYNTVQTGSVGVMSKKGEAEIGKNSSVAAPGAFVKAPKIEVKQGATVPIRLIGVASVALPTMQYNSANTSSLPNYTTNAGATISLSGNYKNLKIRKGSNVTLSGTTFGNIDIEEGSVVRFTSTVINVEQLKVGKGPDNGLTRVRFANNTSVRVSKHVQIDEDCFINPDANQVTFYLGRQSNHDCNKHKNNDSDDDDHDRGHGDGDQKFEVKGGNTTVIANIYAPTGDIKVKGGEGCHKNHINTTVRMTGLFIGYEVEGEGKNVIWNNYACGSASPIAAADAQPVYNKTSEPVEVADDLKVTVMPNPSTTYFTLKLASKSELPVNIKVVDAAGRVIDAKAKQPANSTMQMGQSYVPGSYFAEFIQGNQRKVVQLIKLK comes from the coding sequence ATGAAATCAATTCTACACACATTGAATGCAAAGGGGAGCCGTGTTTTCAAGCACGCATTAATACTAGCCCTAATTTGTTATTCAACCATTGCCAATGCTGCCCACTTTAGAAGCGGTACTATTAGTTGGCGTCCCATTAGTGGGAATACCGTCGAGTTTAAAGTGTCTCAATCTTATGGAGGTTGGGCTTTTGGAGGAGGGTATACCCTTGGAAGCACGCAAGTAATGGACCAGTTGTATCTAGGTAATGGAGCATCTGTACAAATTCCATTAGTAATTACTTCCATTAATGCAGCAGAAGGATGGTGGTATGGAGAAGCTACTTTCCGCTATACTTATGCAAGTGCAGGAAACTATACTGCATATTTTGGTAGTTGTTGTAGAATCAGTAATTTATCTAACAATAATGATCAAGCTTGGCGAAATGAAACAATCGTAAACGTTGGAACGGGAAATAGCTCGCCTGTTTCAACCATAGCTGCAACTGTGAATCTCCCAACGAGTTTATCAGCTGCCACTTTTCAAATTCCCGCCTTTGATCCGGATGGCGATCAGCTTAGTTATCGTTTAGCTACTTCTGCAGAAATGGGTGGTGGAACTAATCCTACGGGTTTGTCAATTAACTCAACTACAGGTTTGGTAAGTTTTAATACCATTGGTAAAGCAGTAGGTTCCTTATGGAATGTGGCTTTTACTATCTCAGATGGTACAGGAAAAACCAAAGTAACAGTTGACTTTGTTATTAAAATAACGCAGAATTCAACTCCGCCCGTTTTTGATTATTTGGTTACACCAATGAACGGACGAGTATTCCAAGGCGCACCAGGACAAACTATTTCATTTCCAATAAGAGCCTATGATAACGATGCAGGAAATGTTGTAACCTTGTCTGCAGTTGGTTTACCACCAGGTGCAACTACAAGCCCATCCTTACCTAGTACTGGAAATCCTGTTTCCAGCACATTCTCTTGGACACCAACAGCTAGTCAATTTGGAACTTTTGTTGTGAATTTTACAGCTACCGATAATATTGGTGTACAAACAACTACCTCAGTTACCATATCAATTAGCTTAAAACCTGTATTTGTTGCACCTAGTCCTGTTAACAATAGTGAGACTTACCTAGAAACAGGCGAAACCTACACCGCAACTATTCGTGCCAGTGATCCAGACCCTAATGATGTGGTTAGAATTACAGCTATTTCAGGGATGCCTGCTGGATATGGTATTTCTTCGGTATTACCCACGGTTGCAGCAAATCCAATCAATTTGAATCTTAGCTGGACGCCAACACCTATTGCATTTGGTCCTAAATCAGTAACTTTTACCGCAACAGATTCTTATGGTGACCAAACTACACATACGCTTAATTATATTGTAAATACAAAGCCTCAATTTACTTCTACGCCGGCTACAAGTGTTTACGTAGGTCAGTTGTACAGCTATACAATTACAGGATTAGATCCTGATGTGCAATATGGAGATGTGTTAAAATTAATTGGAGCTAATATTCCTTCATGGTTAACTTTTACTAATAATGGAAATGGAACAGGTACGCTTTCAGGTACTCCTACATTGGCCAATGTTGGAACGCATCCAGTTAGTTTAAAATTAGAGGATACTTACCATCATGATTATAATCCAAATACAGCTCAGAATTTTAATATTAATGTATCTGGTGTTGCACCTTCTATCGTAGTTCCAGCAAATATCATTAGCTGTGATCCTGTGGTAAATTTTGCAGCTACAGAAACTGTTGGTATCCCTGCATCTACTATTACTTATTCAATTGCTCCTGGATCAACATTCCCTGTTGGAACAACAACTGTTACAGCAACAGCTACTAATGCAGTTGGAACATCTTCTAATACATTCACAGTAACTGTTAATAAACCAATTGCAGATATAACAGCAAGTGGGTCCACAACATTTTGTGAAGGAAGCAATGTAACATTGAGTGCTGCTCAAAATGCATTACAGCTTAATGGGGCACAATATGTGAATGTAGCAAACGGTTTTGCAGCAACTGATGACATTACCATTGAAGCCACTGTAACGCCAACTTCTCTAGTAGGTGGCGATTTTAAAGTAATTATGAACCACAACAGTTGGTTTCCAGGTACAATACACTTTCAATTTGCCCCAGATGGCCGATTGCAATTCGCATTAAATAGCGCATCTCCCACAGACCAATATGCCACTTATAATTTTATACCTAATACGACTTACCGAATTGCGGCAGTTTATTCTAAATCAGGAAAATTTGTTAAGTTTTATGTTAATGGGATATTAATAAACACTGCTACTTATTCTTCTACCGTTTCGGTAGTAGGTAATGCCGGATATAATATAGGTGCATGGAATGGTAATTCAAGATACTTTAGAGGAACTATTGACGATCTTAGAATATGGAATGTTCAGCGCACAAATGCAGAAGTATTATCTGATGCAGCAGCGCTTCCAATACCATCTGGTACTCCTAATTTAGTTAGATATTATAAGTTTAATGAAGGTTTCGGAACTTCAACTGCAGATGCTGCAGGAAATGGTAATGGTACCTTAATGAATAATCCTACGTGGGTGTCTACAGCACCAGCTGGGCAAACATATTTATGGAGTAATTCTGCAATTACACCGTCAATTTCGGCAACTTCTGATGGATTGTATACTGTAACAGTTACTGATGCAGCAGGCTGTACTACAACTTCATCACCTATTACTGTAACAGTAAATAAAGCCCCTGTGTTTACCGCATGTGCGAGTAATCAGACGGTAGACAATGAAGTTGGATTAAATAGCGCAGTAGTTACTTATACTGCAACTGCAACGGGTTCACCAGCAGCAACATTATCTTATACTTTCAGTGGAGCAACAAATGGTAGTGGTTCAGGTACAGGATCAGGTTCTATCTTTAATATTGGTACTACAACTGTAACCATTACAGCAACCAATTCATGTGGTTCAACAACCTGTACATTTACAGTTAAAGTAAATGATATAACACCACCAACCATTAACACAGTTGCAGATATTAATGCAATTGCAACTTCAGCTGCTGGAGCAACTGTAACTTATACAGCTCCGGTTGGAACTGATAATATGCCTGGTTCAACAACAACACAAACAAGCGGATTAGCTAGCGGTGCTGTATTCCCAATTGGAACAACTGTTAACACATTTGTAGTAACAGATGCTTCAGGCTTAACCGCTACATCTTCTTTCACTGTAACCGTAGTAGGGGTTGCTCCATCTATTGTTGTGCCAGCAACTATTCGTGTGGATGCTTCAACAACCAATTGTAGTGCGGTAGTAAATTTTGCTGCAACAGAAACTACAGCAATTCCTGCTTCTACAATTACCTATTCTCATGAACCAGGTTCTGTGTTCTCTTTAGGTACAACCATTGTTACCGCAACTGCAACCAATGCAGTAGGTACTTCATCTGCAACATTTGAAGTGGTGGTAACCGATAATACAGCTCCTGTTATTACTACACCTGCTGCTCAGGTATTCTGTGAGAATACGTCTGGAACTTACACTTTGCAAGACGTAAGTGCAACTGACAACTGTGGAATTGCAACTGTTAGCTTCGCTATCACAGGAGCAACTACCAGAAGTGGATCTGGCTATGATGCAGGCACTGCATTTGCAGTTGGAACCAGCAATATTACTTACACAGTAACAGATGTCAATGGTAACGTTTCTACTAAAACATTAGTAGTAACGGTAAATAAAGCACCAACAGCAACCATTAGTACTTCTAATCCGGATGCATTCTGTAATAAGCTAACTGTTATTGGAAATAGCACCAGCCCAATTACCGGCTATGCTTGGATATACAATAACAATCCATTTGCAGGCACGCAGGCGATTTCATTGGATAATACCAATGGAGATGGTACTTATAGTTTATTGGTAACAGATAATAAAGGTTGCACTAGCCTTGCTGCAGTTACTTATCAATACAGCAAGCAGAATACAATCAGCAACTATACCATACTTGCTTACAAAGAAGCAGAGTTAAAAGAATACAACACTGTTCAAACAGGTAGTGTAGGGGTAATGAGTAAGAAAGGAGAAGCAGAGATTGGTAAGAACAGTTCTGTTGCTGCACCGGGTGCATTTGTTAAAGCTCCGAAGATTGAAGTGAAACAAGGCGCAACTGTTCCAATTCGTTTGATAGGGGTAGCAAGTGTTGCTTTACCTACTATGCAATACAACAGTGCCAATACAAGTAGCTTACCTAACTATACCACCAATGCAGGAGCTACTATCAGCTTAAGTGGTAACTACAAGAACTTGAAGATTCGTAAAGGATCAAACGTAACCTTGTCTGGTACTACTTTCGGAAACATTGATATTGAAGAAGGAAGTGTGGTAAGATTTACCAGCACTGTCATTAATGTAGAGCAGCTGAAAGTAGGTAAGGGACCTGATAATGGATTAACTCGGGTGAGATTTGCTAACAATACAAGTGTTCGTGTTTCCAAGCATGTACAGATTGATGAAGATTGCTTTATCAATCCAGATGCTAACCAAGTTACCTTCTACTTAGGCAGACAGTCTAACCATGATTGCAATAAGCACAAGAACAATGACAGCGATGATGATGATCACGACAGAGGACACGGCGATGGCGATCAGAAGTTTGAAGTAAAAGGTGGTAACACAACTGTGATTGCGAATATTTATGCACCTACCGGAGACATCAAAGTAAAAGGTGGCGAAGGATGTCACAAGAACCATATCAATACCACTGTTAGAATGACTGGTTTATTCATTGGTTATGAAGTGGAAGGTGAAGGAAAGAATGTAATCTGGAACAATTACGCTTGTGGATCAGCCAGCCCAATAGCAGCTGCCGATGCGCAACCAGTGTACAATAAAACTTCAGAGCCAGTAGAAGTTGCCGATGACTTAAAAGTTACGGTAATGCCTAATCCAAGCACTACTTACTTCACATTGAAATTGGCAAGCAAATCTGAATTGCCGGTGAATATTAAAGTAGTAGATGCTGCAGGTAGAGTAATTGATGCAAAAGCTAAACAACCAGCTAACAGTACCATGCAAATGGGTCAAAGCTATGTTCCTGGTTCATACTTTGCTGAGTTTATTCAAGGTAACCAACGCAAAGTGGTTCAGTTAATAAAGCTCAAATAG
- a CDS encoding YqaE/Pmp3 family membrane protein yields MTLIAIFFPALSFFLRGRIFTAFICFILQITLIGWIPAAIWAVISLQNARADKRNEKLIKAMKSK; encoded by the coding sequence ATGACCCTCATTGCAATATTTTTTCCAGCCCTCTCCTTTTTCCTTCGAGGAAGAATTTTTACAGCATTTATCTGTTTCATACTTCAGATTACATTGATTGGTTGGATTCCAGCAGCTATCTGGGCTGTTATTTCATTACAAAATGCAAGGGCCGATAAGCGAAATGAGAAATTAATTAAGGCAATGAAGTCAAAATAA
- a CDS encoding peptidyl-alpha-hydroxyglycine alpha-amidating lyase family protein, with amino-acid sequence MISQLERLKYILICLLIISAQACIESRANRKVNTIASYVADSTWNAQANQLIVSQPTGIGIDKSNHIFVFQRTGRKWVEPFPDSLISVPTIFEIDAETGKQINAWGANHFVMPHGLMVDQNNHIWVTDVALHQVFKFSHDGKLLLKLGVAREGGNDSLHFNRPTDVTVDKEGFFYVSDGYRNSRVVKFSPTGKYIKEWGTFGNGAGQFNIPHGLAIDDKDIIYVADRQNNRIQLFDTNGNYKGVIQNDAAVQQLPSLAIDLKNKVFAIDYDPSLNKDSAANGSTFFECDARGSVFQHFGLSGKKERKSCWFHDIAVDKNGNVYVGDITGLKLLKFRPKN; translated from the coding sequence ATGATTTCCCAACTTGAACGTCTTAAATACATCCTTATTTGTTTGCTGATTATTAGTGCACAAGCATGTATAGAAAGCAGGGCTAATAGAAAAGTTAATACCATTGCAAGTTATGTGGCTGATTCAACTTGGAATGCGCAAGCTAATCAGTTAATTGTCAGTCAACCAACCGGAATTGGAATTGATAAGAGCAATCATATTTTTGTTTTTCAACGTACAGGTAGAAAATGGGTAGAGCCTTTTCCTGATTCACTAATTTCAGTTCCGACTATTTTTGAAATTGATGCTGAAACAGGAAAGCAGATCAATGCCTGGGGAGCCAATCATTTTGTGATGCCACATGGTTTGATGGTAGATCAAAACAATCATATTTGGGTAACGGATGTGGCTTTGCACCAGGTTTTTAAATTTTCACATGATGGAAAACTCTTACTGAAGCTGGGAGTAGCAAGAGAAGGAGGAAATGATTCTTTACACTTCAATCGGCCCACTGATGTAACGGTAGATAAAGAGGGCTTTTTTTACGTGAGTGATGGGTACAGAAATAGCAGGGTAGTTAAGTTTTCACCAACTGGTAAATATATAAAGGAGTGGGGGACCTTTGGTAATGGAGCGGGTCAGTTTAATATTCCTCACGGATTAGCCATTGATGATAAGGATATTATTTATGTAGCCGATCGACAAAACAATCGTATTCAATTATTTGATACAAATGGCAATTATAAAGGTGTAATACAAAATGATGCAGCGGTTCAGCAGTTACCATCTCTTGCAATTGATTTGAAGAATAAAGTTTTCGCTATTGATTATGATCCATCCCTTAATAAGGATAGTGCCGCTAATGGCTCAACTTTTTTTGAATGTGATGCTAGGGGTAGCGTATTCCAGCATTTTGGGCTTTCAGGTAAAAAAGAAAGGAAGAGTTGCTGGTTCCATGATATAGCAGTTGATAAAAATGGGAATGTTTACGTAGGAGATATCACCGGATTAAAGCTGTTGAAATTTAGACCCAAAAACTAG
- a CDS encoding iron chaperone produces the protein MNNSHLNYNSIDEYHQCFDKIIQKKLQELRKAILTAAPKATEGISYGMPAFKIKKPLAYYAVNKNHIGFYPTPSPIKQFAKELAAYKTSKGAVQFPLDQPLPLSLITAMIRFRAEEIL, from the coding sequence ATGAATAATAGCCATCTTAACTACAATTCCATTGATGAGTATCATCAATGTTTTGATAAAATAATTCAAAAAAAGCTACAAGAATTAAGAAAGGCAATCTTGACCGCCGCACCCAAAGCAACGGAAGGCATTAGCTATGGCATGCCGGCATTTAAAATAAAGAAACCTTTGGCTTATTATGCGGTAAATAAAAACCATATTGGCTTTTATCCCACGCCCTCACCTATAAAGCAATTTGCTAAAGAATTGGCTGCGTATAAAACATCTAAAGGTGCCGTACAATTTCCACTAGATCAACCATTGCCTTTATCCTTAATAACAGCAATGATTCGCTTCAGGGCTGAGGAGATTTTATAA
- a CDS encoding alpha/beta hydrolase, producing MKLIFFIAFSLTMTFTRAQHEIPLYRGKIPKSKDCGTENKTQINQWGQEVYTKVNTPTLTIYQANSANINKTGVLVIPGGGYSILATNHEGHDIAKAFNSIGVTAFVLKYRLPNDSCMYNKEWVPFLDAQAAMKHIRDNTIEYGINPDKIGVIGFSAGGHLASTLATQYQLNITDLGSRTNARPNFAILGYPVISMEEDSIVHKGSRNNLIGNDASSATKEQFSSHLQVSRFTPPTFLFHAKDDKTVSVANSIKMKAALDAQKVPAELMLMEKGGHGFGLINKQEPSDWFKVLQTWMKGQGFL from the coding sequence ATGAAACTCATATTCTTCATAGCCTTTTCGCTAACAATGACATTTACCAGGGCACAGCATGAAATTCCACTTTACAGAGGAAAAATACCGAAATCAAAAGATTGCGGAACTGAAAATAAAACCCAGATAAATCAATGGGGACAAGAGGTATACACAAAAGTAAATACTCCTACTTTAACCATTTATCAAGCCAATAGTGCTAATATTAACAAAACTGGGGTACTCGTGATACCCGGCGGTGGATACTCAATTTTAGCAACCAACCATGAAGGGCACGATATAGCCAAAGCATTCAATTCTATTGGCGTTACAGCTTTTGTTTTGAAATATAGATTACCGAATGATTCTTGCATGTATAATAAAGAATGGGTACCTTTCTTAGATGCACAAGCTGCAATGAAGCATATCCGAGACAATACTATCGAATATGGGATTAATCCTGATAAAATAGGCGTTATTGGATTTTCTGCAGGAGGTCATTTGGCCAGTACTTTAGCTACCCAATATCAATTAAATATTACTGATTTGGGTTCAAGAACAAATGCAAGACCCAATTTTGCCATATTGGGTTACCCAGTCATTAGTATGGAGGAAGACTCTATTGTTCATAAGGGTTCTAGGAATAACTTGATTGGGAACGATGCATCTTCTGCTACAAAAGAACAGTTCTCTTCTCATTTACAGGTAAGCCGATTTACACCTCCTACTTTTTTGTTCCATGCCAAAGACGACAAAACAGTTTCTGTTGCAAATAGTATTAAAATGAAAGCAGCATTAGATGCGCAGAAAGTACCAGCAGAATTAATGCTAATGGAAAAAGGTGGGCATGGATTTGGATTAATCAACAAGCAGGAACCTTCTGATTGGTTCAAAGTTTTACAGACCTGGATGAAGGGACAGGGATTTTTATAA